A genomic window from Aquila chrysaetos chrysaetos chromosome 21, bAquChr1.4, whole genome shotgun sequence includes:
- the BRCC3 gene encoding lys-63-specific deubiquitinase BRCC36 isoform X3 has translation MAVQAVHLEADAFLVCLNHALSTEKEEVMGLCIGEVDTSRIVHIHSVIILRRSDKRKDRVEISPEQLSAASTEAERLAEMTGRPMRVVGWYHSHPHITVWPSHVDVRTQAMYQMMDQGFVGLIFSCFIEDKNTKTGRILYTCFQSIQAQKSSEYERIEIPIHVVPHETIGKVCLESAVELPKILCQEEQDAYRRIHSLTHLDSVTKIHNGSVFTKNLCSQMSAISGPLLQWLEDRLEQNKQRVQELQQEKEQLLEELAALE, from the exons ATGGCGGTGCAGGCGGTGCACCTTGAGGCTGACGCCTTTCTGGTGTGCCTCAACCACGCGCTGAGCACCGAGAAGGAGGAGGTCATGGGGCTCTGCATCGGCGAG GTTGATACGAGCCGAATTGTTCATATCCATTCTGTGATCATCCTGCGCCGCTCCGATAAGAGAAAAGACCGTGTGGAAATTTCGCCAGAGcagctttcagctgcttctaCTGAAGCAGAG AGGTTGGCTGAAATGACAGGACGTCCCATGAGAGTTGTGGGCTGGTATCACTCTCATCCTCATATTACTGTCTGGCCATCACATGTTG ACGTCCGCACACAAGCTATGTATCAGATGATGGACCAAGGTTTTGTAGGGCTTatcttttcctgcttcattGAGGACAAAAACACAAAG ACAGGCAGGATTCTCTACACCTGTTTCCAGTCCATTCAGGCCCAGAAGAGCTCAGA ATATGAAAGGATTGAAATTCCTATTCATGTTGTCCCCCACGAAACCATTGGGAAAGTGTGTCTGGAATCAGCTGTAGAGCTGCCCAAGATCCTTTGCCAAGAAGAGCAAGATGCCTACAGGAGAATTCACAG CCTCACCCATCTAGACTCTGTAACCAAGATTCATAATGGCTCAG TGTTCACAAAGAACCTCTGCAGCCAGATGTCTGCCATCAGTGGGCCACTCCTTCAGTGGCTGGAGGACAGACTAGAGCAGAACAAACAACgggtgcaggagctgcagcaggagaaagaacAGCTCCTGGAGGAACTAGCTGCTTTAGAGTGA
- the BRCC3 gene encoding lys-63-specific deubiquitinase BRCC36 isoform X1, whose protein sequence is MGGARGTQREEVLPGRGSWPAPARAVGSYPPSGTRSRRQGTLHGAVWWRFPGRAVPLGLGPPLSCLAPARSSSCCESQSLESGKLPICTPDCTLMRSFSLLKVDTSRIVHIHSVIILRRSDKRKDRVEISPEQLSAASTEAERLAEMTGRPMRVVGWYHSHPHITVWPSHVDVRTQAMYQMMDQGFVGLIFSCFIEDKNTKTGRILYTCFQSIQAQKSSEYERIEIPIHVVPHETIGKVCLESAVELPKILCQEEQDAYRRIHSLTHLDSVTKIHNGSVFTKNLCSQMSAISGPLLQWLEDRLEQNKQRVQELQQEKEQLLEELAALE, encoded by the exons ATGGGTGGCGCGCGCGGGACACAGCGGGAGGAGGTGCTGCCCGGGCGGGGCTCGTGGCCTGCGCCAGCGCGGGCCGTGGGCTCGTACCCTCCGAGCGGGACTCGCTCACGGCGGCAGGGAACGTTGCACGGGGCTGTGTGGTGGCGGTTCCCCGGCAGAGCCGTGCCACTGGGCCTTGGgcctcccctctcctgcctAGCGCCGGCTCGTAGTTCCAGCTGCTGTGAAAGTCAAAGCTTGGAGTCAGGAAAGCTTCCCATCTGCACACCTGACTGTACTCTGATGCGTAGCTTTTCTCTGCTAAAG GTTGATACGAGCCGAATTGTTCATATCCATTCTGTGATCATCCTGCGCCGCTCCGATAAGAGAAAAGACCGTGTGGAAATTTCGCCAGAGcagctttcagctgcttctaCTGAAGCAGAG AGGTTGGCTGAAATGACAGGACGTCCCATGAGAGTTGTGGGCTGGTATCACTCTCATCCTCATATTACTGTCTGGCCATCACATGTTG ACGTCCGCACACAAGCTATGTATCAGATGATGGACCAAGGTTTTGTAGGGCTTatcttttcctgcttcattGAGGACAAAAACACAAAG ACAGGCAGGATTCTCTACACCTGTTTCCAGTCCATTCAGGCCCAGAAGAGCTCAGA ATATGAAAGGATTGAAATTCCTATTCATGTTGTCCCCCACGAAACCATTGGGAAAGTGTGTCTGGAATCAGCTGTAGAGCTGCCCAAGATCCTTTGCCAAGAAGAGCAAGATGCCTACAGGAGAATTCACAG CCTCACCCATCTAGACTCTGTAACCAAGATTCATAATGGCTCAG TGTTCACAAAGAACCTCTGCAGCCAGATGTCTGCCATCAGTGGGCCACTCCTTCAGTGGCTGGAGGACAGACTAGAGCAGAACAAACAACgggtgcaggagctgcagcaggagaaagaacAGCTCCTGGAGGAACTAGCTGCTTTAGAGTGA
- the BRCC3 gene encoding lys-63-specific deubiquitinase BRCC36 isoform X2 codes for MGGARGTQREEVLPGRGSWPAPARAVGSYPPSGTRSRRQGTLHGAVWWRFPGRAVPLGLGPPLSCLAPARSSSCCESQSLESGKLPICTPDCTLMRSFSLLKVDTSRIVHIHSVIILRRSDKRKDRVEISPEQLSAASTEAEISFSRDSSKLANVRTQAMYQMMDQGFVGLIFSCFIEDKNTKTGRILYTCFQSIQAQKSSEYERIEIPIHVVPHETIGKVCLESAVELPKILCQEEQDAYRRIHSLTHLDSVTKIHNGSVFTKNLCSQMSAISGPLLQWLEDRLEQNKQRVQELQQEKEQLLEELAALE; via the exons ATGGGTGGCGCGCGCGGGACACAGCGGGAGGAGGTGCTGCCCGGGCGGGGCTCGTGGCCTGCGCCAGCGCGGGCCGTGGGCTCGTACCCTCCGAGCGGGACTCGCTCACGGCGGCAGGGAACGTTGCACGGGGCTGTGTGGTGGCGGTTCCCCGGCAGAGCCGTGCCACTGGGCCTTGGgcctcccctctcctgcctAGCGCCGGCTCGTAGTTCCAGCTGCTGTGAAAGTCAAAGCTTGGAGTCAGGAAAGCTTCCCATCTGCACACCTGACTGTACTCTGATGCGTAGCTTTTCTCTGCTAAAG GTTGATACGAGCCGAATTGTTCATATCCATTCTGTGATCATCCTGCGCCGCTCCGATAAGAGAAAAGACCGTGTGGAAATTTCGCCAGAGcagctttcagctgcttctaCTGAAGCAGAGATATCCTTTAGTAGAGACAGCAGCAAACTTGCCA ACGTCCGCACACAAGCTATGTATCAGATGATGGACCAAGGTTTTGTAGGGCTTatcttttcctgcttcattGAGGACAAAAACACAAAG ACAGGCAGGATTCTCTACACCTGTTTCCAGTCCATTCAGGCCCAGAAGAGCTCAGA ATATGAAAGGATTGAAATTCCTATTCATGTTGTCCCCCACGAAACCATTGGGAAAGTGTGTCTGGAATCAGCTGTAGAGCTGCCCAAGATCCTTTGCCAAGAAGAGCAAGATGCCTACAGGAGAATTCACAG CCTCACCCATCTAGACTCTGTAACCAAGATTCATAATGGCTCAG TGTTCACAAAGAACCTCTGCAGCCAGATGTCTGCCATCAGTGGGCCACTCCTTCAGTGGCTGGAGGACAGACTAGAGCAGAACAAACAACgggtgcaggagctgcagcaggagaaagaacAGCTCCTGGAGGAACTAGCTGCTTTAGAGTGA